aTCGCTTGGTAATCTCTCATATTCGCCAACATAGCCCCCAAAGTCTACGTCTTCAGGTCCGTCCCAATTAACAAATGCGTTGGATACCGCTTCCACGTCCACCAAACTGCGTGACAGCAGCCACTCGTTCACGTATTCCCATGCGGATGTTTCAAGATCATGGACATTTGTCTGTGAGAGAGGGATCGAATTTCGACGCGCCAGTTGCCTGGATCGTTGTCTCCTGGGCCGGTTGCTACCATACATCCAAGGCCCAACCAGACCACGCAGGTTCTGGATAAGGTCTGTGTCATTCTTCCGTGTTCCCGCCATCGAAAGAAGGATATTTGTCGCCGTCTGATCGTCTAATGATTCCAGTGTTTCCACGGAGCATGATATGTCTTGGTGGGGGTAGTATTCGTAATTCAGTCGGAGAAGCGGCAGTAGACAAGAGACGAGCCATGTTTGTATGGCTGGCGATTGTTGGTAGaatggaaggagaagatcgaggacgAGCGGTTGAAGAGACGTTTCCGAATCAATCCGGTGGGCTCGGTGAATTAGAAAAAGGGTCAGTAAGTCAGCTGAATCTTGACTATCCCCGTCCCCAGGATACTTCAGTGGTAACAAGCGAATCTTCCGTACACGTTTCCTCGCAGCCTCTTCGGAGAGTTCTTGGACCGGTGATGGGTCGACATCGTGACTATCTGAGCGACAGACTGATTCGCTCACTAGGGTCTGAATCACTGATACATAGGTTCTGGGCTCCGTGCTTTCAGGTAGGAATGTTAGAACGATGCGCAACAGCCGTTCAATCGTCAAAATAGTCGGAAATCGAGATCGTAATTGCGGGAGAGAGGAGGGGTTTCCCGTGGCGCAGAGATGTGCAGCTAGGAGAATGGCATGCGCCCCGGACAGCCGCGTGGAGTCAGCCATGGCATTGCAGTTGAGAGCTTCGGCGATGAAGGTGAGGTATTCGTGGCAGCCAGCGTGTTGGTGATGGTAACGGGGGTGCACGTGCCACATGGGCGGCTGCCGGGCCCGGAAAGTGACTAAATGCGCAGAACCTCATCGCATCCGCGCATCCGCTCCCTCACTACGATTCCCCGCTCTCTCCCCCCTCCAAACACACAATGGCGTCCGGTTTCGGTCTCAATGGCGGTACGTTGAATCATTTTTCAGTCCCGCGGGCGATTAGACCTGCCCAATTGGCTGTGGTGGTTGGATTTTGCGGCTGTTAAGCTACGAGAAATGGAGCTCCCGGCTAACACTCATCTCCCTACGCAGGTCCCTCCCGCTGCTACAACTTCTGGCAAGAAGTCCTCGGTTGCTACGTTGTCAATGCTGGAGAGGGTGAAAGTGGCAAAAGAAAGTGCCTGCCAGCGCTAGATGATTACCATGAGTGCCTGCACCACAAGAAAGAGGTACGCGTCCATCAGCCCTCCACCTAAACGAGAAGGCGATGCCCCTCAAGCCGAGTGTTTCGAGACACCCACTACAGTTAGTTTATTCACAAGTTCCATGCCTAACAAGATGATAGGCTCTCCGGACGATGAAAATGCAGGCCGCCTACCGGAAGGCAGAAGCCGCACACCCCCGTGAGGCTGAAGCACAGGCAGAACAGGTTCGGAGTTTGGGGTTGTTAAATCGGTGAGAAAATATGCAGAAATAAGTGAAGGAAGGACGCACACGTTTGAGCTTGGGCGAGGCTCTCAGCAAGCAAAACGGCAAACTTCCGGCAGAGTGGCCGAACGAATGAACAAACCGTGAGCGAGGCCAAAGGAATGCTGAAACCACCGGACCCATGGAGAACGATACATTGAGCGCGTTTATTtgtcttttttatttttcaaAGGTTATGTATGGCCTTACCTGCTACTGTATAGAAACCGGAACCCtcttattttaaagataCTCCCGAAAACCCTTCTATCGGCAGCTACAAGACGCCTTGGATTGGGTTCCTGAGAATTGTGCAAGTAGTCTTGATACAGGAAATAAAATGCTTTGATAGCTAGTTTACTAGGAGTCAGTTCTGATAGAGGCTGATGTTAGAGTTCTCAGCTATGTAAGTTCGCAGGTCGACTCATGAACGTCACTGTAGACAAATGTGGACGGCTGTTCCTGTCAATGCGGTTTGGGGAGCACGGGCTGGGTGAAGCTAGAAATGAAGCTAAGAGTACAAGGGAGCAGTTACCCATGTCCCTCGAACCTGTGTCCAAACTCCAAAGAGATGTTAGTTACTTCGCAATTCGTCTTACTTAATCTTGAGGCCATCTGGCCCTTGGCGGGGATTCATCATTTCACGTGATCACAAGAAAACCTTTCTCATAGGTGGGGCGGACCATTCCTGGAATAGTCTAGCGTAACAGGCCCAAGCATGGGTAGGCGCGCCCAGCCAAAGATGTCCCCAATGATATAAACAGGCTGCGTGACCTCGACCGACCGCAGACCAAAACCATCCTGACGCCGCTGAAGCCGTGCTGCTGTTTACTTGGACCTCACCTGCCGCCCGTCTTACTCAGCAACACAACCCATTTCTTTGAGCTTGACTCACCACCTAAATCGATATTCAGTATCAGGtggatttattattttctttttttcccagGTACACTATTTATTTGTTTCTTCCTTTACGTTGTCTGCGTTTTTTCTTCGTTTGCCCTCCGTATACCTCCGGGTAATTTATTTTACACATCCTTTCAGTGTAATTTTTGGTATACTCCAGATCGATGTGCTGGTGCTCGGCCCTTCGTGCCTCACAACACTTCCAACTCCCCTTCTCTCTGGATCACTGAGAACTTCCCGGTGACTATCTACAACTATCTACAACACCTTCTTTCCATCTCCACTGCCCTCGATGGCTGCGACGTGCAGGTAATTGTTGTTACTGGACTTCTTCTACGTTCCCGTTGCCTCATCCCTGCGCCTCCGGTACTGCTTGTATTTTACCAATACTGAGCGGTACAACCTCTTTATCTCTTGAGGCGCGTCGCGGGAACTCCAGTCTTCTCTTTGATCCTCATTGAGCCTCTACGTTTATTTAATACCCCTCCTCCTACAGCTACCTACTTTCATTAATTTATCATCTTTGATATCACGACCGCCATGACATCCAGGTGAGTACTCCATCCGGCACTTTAATAACAGAACAAGACTAACCAGCTACTCTAGACTAGATCGCCTTGTCACGTGAGTTCAACTTTACCACTAACCTTGTGATGATCGCTAACTAGATCGGAAACCCAGGTTACTCGAGACAGGCAGCTCTCCTCTCATTCGTAACACAGCCGCTCAGCAGCTGGCAGATGTGCAAAAACAACATCCAGATGAGCTATTCAATCTTCTTGGGCGTATTCTTCCCTATCTCAAATCAAAATCATGGGATACACGAACCGCTGCCGCCAAGGCAATGGGCCTCATTGTCACTAATGCAAACACTTTCGACCCTAATCAGGACGATGgtgaggagatcaagaaggatgaagaagacagcgAAAGCATTGTAAAAGTCAagtctgaagaagaacaaacTCTCGTTCTTGATGAGCTACTCCACCTTGAAACTTTGGATCTGGTCTCCATTTTGAAGCACGggcggcggctgctgggcAGCGGTGGGAAAGACCAGGAATATTTACTAGCTTCTATGGACCCTGCCGCTCGACTGCAACACCACAAGAAGACATTGACAGGACGATTGGGTCTTGCGGGAGAATACGTCGAGGAGGACTTTCTCGACGAGGACTTGCTACAAAAGCCCACTCAAGCTTCGAAGGAGAATGCCCCAAGTTTTCTTTTATCGAAGGAAAGCAACCACCTCAGCTCCGGCGCTCCTGCGTTACCCTCTCCTAGTGAACCCGCGAATGGCGAGGAGTCTGGGCTAAGCAGAAGGCAGCTGAATCAGCTAAAACGGAAAAGCAAACAACACGCGAAATTGGGTGCGAACAAAGTGCGGGTGGTCGACCTATCCGCCCGACGCCCATCGGAAAATGTCACTACTCCTTCAGTCACCACTCCTGCAATCAGCACTCCTCACCCAGTAAAAGCGGAGAACGGCGAAGGCCAGAATGGCGACAGCAAACCAGACTATTTCTCCCTTGATAGACCAacaggcgatgatgatgattctaAAGTTGTGACTGAGTTTAAGGGAGCAGTGCTTCCTGAAAAGTCCATAATTCAGCCTGAACTCGTGGAGGATACTGATGATGTCGCGTGGCCGTACGAACGTATGTGTGAGTTTCTCATGGTGGACATGTTCGATCCAAACTGGGAGGTTCGACACGGTGCGGCAATGGCTCTCCGAGAAGTCTTTCGCATCCAGGGTGCCGGAGCGGGACGCGTGCATGGGAAAACTAGATCAGAAAACAACGCACTGAACCGAAGGTGGCTGGATGATCTCGCCTGCCGTCTGCTGTGTGTTTTGATGCTGGATCGCTTCGGTGATTACATTTCCGACAATGTTGTTGCTCCTATCCGGGAAACAGTGGGCCAGACGTTGGGTGCCCTCTTGTATCATCTGCCGCCACGGTCTGTTGTTGCCGTATACAGATGCCTCTACCGGCTTATCATGCAAACCGATTTGGCCCTGGACCGTCCAATTTGGGAGGTCTGTCATGGGGGAATGATCGGCCTAAGATATTTGGTGGCAGTTCGAAAGGATCTTATGGTCAAGGACTCCGAGCTGATGGATGGCGTTTTGGAAGCCGTCATGCAGGGACTGCGCAATTACGATGATGACGTCCGTGCTGTAAGTGCTGCCACTCTTGTGCCAATAGCGGAAGAACTTGTCAACTCCAAGCAATCCACCCTGGGACCACTCATGAGTATAGTGTGGGACTGCCTTTCAAACCTCCAAGATGACCTGAGCGCCAGTACAGGCTCGGTTATGGACCTCTTGGCGAAACTCTGCACTTTCCAGCCCGTCCTCAACGCCATGAAAGAAAACGCAGCAGTGGATTCGGAATCGTCATTCGGAAACCTTGTTCCTCGTCTGTATCCATTCCTACGCCATACAATTACGAGTGTGCGGTCTGCCGTTCTCCGAGCTCTTACAACCTTCTTACAgttggagggcgagggctccAATGACTGGGTAGATGGAAAAGGACTACGCCTCATTTTTCAGAACCTATTAGTGGAGCGGAACGAGGGTGTCCTAGAACTCTCTCTCGAAGTTTGGTCAGAGGTGCTCAAGTCTCTGGATTCCCGAGGAGTATTCAAATCGGATCCTGACTTTTCCACCCATATCCAACCATTGATCACGTTGAGCATGGCACCCTTTGGTGTCCCCCTCTACCCCATTCCAATGAATTCATCGCTTTTCATCAAACCATCCGGTGTACCCTTCTCGGTGGCTCCTTCGGCTCCCACAAAGCAT
This sequence is a window from Aspergillus puulaauensis MK2 DNA, chromosome 6, nearly complete sequence. Protein-coding genes within it:
- a CDS encoding uncharacterized protein (COG:C;~EggNog:ENOG410PQWP); protein product: MASGFGLNGGPSRCYNFWQEVLGCYVVNAGEGESGKRKCLPALDDYHECLHHKKEALRTMKMQAAYRKAEAAHPREAEAQAEQVRSLGLLNR